One region of Demequina sp. TMPB413 genomic DNA includes:
- a CDS encoding polyribonucleotide nucleotidyltransferase has protein sequence MEGPEIQSAEAVIDNGKYGTRTVRFETGRLAQQAAGTVAAYLDNDTMLLSATTAGKHPREGFDFFPLTVDVEERSYAAGKIPGSFFRREGRPSTDAILTCRLIDRPLRPTFVSGLRNEVQVVITVLAINPEDSYDTLAINAASASTQLSGLPFTGPIAGVRIALVDGQWIAFPKYSQKERAVFDMVVAGRIAGDDVAIMMVEAEATDDSFNLISEGAQAPTEAVVAEGLEAAKPFLRALCEAQIELAGKSAKEPKEFPRFLDYQDDALAAVADAAEADIVEALRIADKQDRENRLDEIKAATHGRLVEQLPGREAEISAAIRSITKKQVRQRILRDGVRIDGRGLEDIRPLSAEVASIPRVHGSAIFERGETQILGVTTLNMLKMEQQIDSFNPEKKKRYMHHYNFPPFSTGETGRVGSPKRREIGHGALAERALVPVLPSREDFPYAIRQVSEALGSNGSTSMGSVCASTLSMLNAGVPLRAPVAGIAMGLVSDTVDGETRYAALTDILGAEDAFGDMDFKVAGTSEFVTAIQLDTKLDGIPASVLAGALDQAKAARLHILDVMAQAISEPDEMSEFAPRIITVRVPVDKIGEVIGPKGKMINQIQDDTGADISIEDDGTVFIGAVDGPSAEAARAAINAIANPHMPEVGERFVGTVVKTVAFGAFVSLSPGKDGLLHISQIRKLVGGKRVENVEDVLSVGQKVQVQIGEIDPRGKLSLEVVEDANASSDNDESGDDE, from the coding sequence ATGGAAGGTCCCGAAATCCAATCTGCCGAAGCCGTCATCGACAACGGCAAGTACGGCACCCGCACCGTCCGTTTCGAAACCGGCCGTCTGGCCCAGCAAGCTGCTGGCACCGTCGCCGCCTACCTCGACAACGACACGATGCTGCTGTCGGCCACCACGGCCGGCAAGCACCCGCGCGAAGGCTTCGACTTCTTCCCCCTCACGGTGGACGTGGAAGAGCGTTCGTACGCGGCCGGCAAGATCCCCGGTTCGTTCTTCCGTCGCGAGGGTCGCCCCTCGACCGACGCGATCCTGACGTGCCGCCTGATCGATCGTCCGCTGCGCCCCACCTTTGTGTCGGGCCTGCGCAACGAGGTTCAGGTGGTCATCACCGTCCTCGCGATCAACCCTGAAGACTCGTACGACACGCTGGCGATCAACGCGGCCTCCGCGTCGACTCAACTGTCGGGACTGCCCTTCACCGGCCCGATCGCAGGCGTGCGTATCGCGCTCGTAGACGGCCAGTGGATCGCCTTCCCCAAGTACTCGCAGAAGGAGCGCGCCGTCTTCGACATGGTCGTTGCCGGACGCATCGCTGGTGACGACGTCGCCATCATGATGGTCGAGGCTGAGGCCACCGACGACTCCTTCAACCTCATCTCAGAGGGTGCCCAGGCGCCCACCGAGGCAGTGGTTGCCGAGGGTCTTGAGGCCGCCAAGCCGTTCCTGCGCGCGCTGTGCGAGGCGCAGATCGAACTCGCTGGCAAGTCCGCCAAGGAGCCCAAGGAGTTCCCCCGCTTCCTCGACTACCAGGACGACGCGCTTGCGGCTGTTGCCGACGCCGCCGAGGCCGACATCGTCGAGGCGCTGCGTATTGCGGACAAGCAAGACCGCGAGAACCGACTCGATGAGATCAAGGCGGCCACTCACGGTCGTCTGGTGGAGCAGCTTCCTGGCCGCGAGGCCGAGATCTCTGCTGCGATCCGCTCGATCACCAAGAAGCAGGTCCGTCAGCGCATCCTGAGGGATGGCGTCCGCATTGACGGTCGTGGGCTGGAAGACATCCGTCCGCTGTCCGCCGAGGTCGCCTCGATCCCGCGCGTGCACGGCTCGGCCATCTTCGAGCGCGGCGAGACCCAGATCCTGGGTGTCACCACGCTCAACATGCTCAAGATGGAGCAGCAGATCGACTCCTTTAACCCGGAGAAGAAGAAGCGCTACATGCACCACTACAACTTCCCGCCGTTCTCGACGGGCGAGACGGGTCGTGTGGGTTCCCCCAAGCGTCGCGAGATCGGTCACGGTGCGCTCGCCGAGCGTGCCCTGGTGCCCGTGCTCCCGAGCCGCGAGGACTTCCCCTACGCCATCCGCCAGGTGTCTGAGGCGCTCGGATCTAACGGCTCGACGTCTATGGGTTCCGTGTGTGCCTCGACCCTGTCGATGCTCAACGCTGGTGTGCCGCTGCGCGCACCCGTTGCGGGTATTGCCATGGGTCTCGTGTCCGACACCGTTGACGGAGAGACCCGCTACGCGGCGCTCACCGACATCCTCGGTGCGGAAGACGCCTTCGGCGACATGGACTTCAAGGTCGCCGGTACGTCGGAGTTCGTCACCGCAATCCAGCTGGACACCAAGCTCGACGGCATCCCTGCCTCCGTGCTTGCTGGCGCTCTCGACCAGGCCAAGGCTGCTCGCCTGCACATCCTCGACGTGATGGCTCAGGCCATCTCGGAGCCCGATGAGATGAGCGAGTTCGCCCCACGCATCATCACGGTGCGCGTGCCCGTCGACAAGATCGGTGAGGTCATTGGCCCGAAGGGCAAGATGATCAACCAGATCCAAGACGACACCGGTGCGGACATCTCGATCGAGGACGACGGCACCGTGTTCATCGGCGCCGTCGACGGTCCTTCGGCAGAGGCCGCGCGCGCGGCGATCAACGCGATCGCCAACCCCCACATGCCAGAGGTGGGCGAGCGCTTTGTCGGCACCGTCGTCAAGACGGTCGCCTTCGGTGCCTTCGTGTCCCTCAGCCCAGGCAAGGACGGACTGCTGCACATCTCGCAGATCCGCAAGCTCGTGGGTGGCAAGCGTGTGGAGAACGTT
- the rpsO gene encoding 30S ribosomal protein S15 yields the protein MPLDAATKKSIMTEYATSEGDTGSPEVQIAMLTQRILDLTEHLKEHKHDHHSRRGLLLLVGQRRRLLGYLQKVDIERYRSLIERLGLRR from the coding sequence GTGCCACTCGATGCAGCTACCAAGAAGTCCATCATGACCGAGTACGCCACGTCCGAGGGCGACACGGGTTCGCCTGAGGTTCAGATCGCGATGCTGACGCAGCGCATCCTTGACCTCACCGAGCACCTCAAGGAGCACAAGCACGACCACCACTCGCGTCGTGGACTGCTCCTGCTGGTCGGCCAGCGTCGTCGCCTGCTTGGCTACCTTCAGAAAGTCGACATCGAGCGTTACCGCTCGTTGATTGAGCGCCTCGGCCTGCGTCGCTAG
- a CDS encoding amino acid ABC transporter permease, giving the protein MSAPRQVLYDVPGPKAILRDKVFTAVFTVVMVGLLALLVYSAYTRGIFDDRWQVLWDPQKGSQNAGDVWHALLVRGLLEGTLKAVVIAVPIVALTATVLVIARASGNAIMRALAYLFTHVFRGIPVLLTMYFGVLALGLSPLVSVVLGLVVYNTAVVAEILRAGIAALPRGQREAGLSLGLRPLSVLLRIQLPQAVRIMLPALVSQIVVLLKDTSLGFIIAYSELLTVTKNNYNYFGEPTTVVFVAVAFVIYIAVNMLVSRLAHWLEGRLSRTRTSAGVGDVPVAPPGGVMAAGAGANTRA; this is encoded by the coding sequence ATGAGCGCGCCGCGTCAAGTCTTGTACGACGTCCCAGGGCCCAAGGCGATCCTGAGGGACAAGGTGTTCACGGCCGTCTTCACAGTGGTCATGGTCGGGCTCCTCGCGCTGCTCGTCTACTCGGCCTACACACGCGGCATCTTCGACGACCGCTGGCAGGTCTTGTGGGACCCGCAAAAGGGAAGTCAGAACGCGGGGGATGTGTGGCACGCGTTGCTGGTGCGAGGCCTTCTCGAGGGAACACTCAAGGCCGTCGTCATCGCCGTGCCGATCGTCGCCCTCACCGCGACGGTCCTCGTGATCGCGCGGGCTTCTGGCAACGCGATCATGCGAGCGCTCGCGTATCTGTTCACCCACGTCTTCCGCGGGATTCCCGTGCTGCTCACTATGTACTTCGGTGTGCTCGCGCTGGGGCTGTCGCCGCTCGTATCCGTGGTGTTGGGACTCGTGGTGTACAACACGGCGGTCGTGGCCGAAATCCTGCGCGCCGGCATCGCGGCGCTGCCACGTGGCCAGCGGGAGGCGGGACTGAGCCTTGGGCTGCGACCCCTGTCGGTGCTACTCAGGATTCAGTTGCCGCAAGCCGTGCGCATCATGCTCCCTGCGCTCGTGAGCCAGATCGTGGTGCTGCTCAAGGACACGTCCCTTGGATTCATCATCGCGTACTCCGAACTACTCACCGTCACCAAGAACAACTACAACTACTTTGGGGAGCCGACCACCGTCGTGTTCGTGGCGGTCGCGTTCGTCATCTACATCGCCGTCAACATGCTGGTGAGCCGTCTCGCGCACTGGCTGGAGGGCCGTCTCAGCCGCACGCGCACGTCGGCTGGGGTTGGCGATGTGCCGGTGGCGCCGCCAGGGGGAGTGATGGCGGCGGGGGCGGGAGCGAACACGCGCGCTTAG
- a CDS encoding amino acid ABC transporter permease: protein MGALVENADLLWQGFTATLLISVVAGVLAFVWGVVLAGFRVSPIGPLRTFGAAYVNIVRNSPLTLMFLFLGGATSALVGIVIPVSKNTYFGVTVNNGIIFAIVALTLYTATFVCEVVRSGVNSVSVGQAEAGRSLGLTFGQTLAQVILPQAFRSVIPPLINVFVAHIKNSSVAAGFAATELVAVANRLSNANPSDVFGIFMGIGLAYLVITVPLSIAAEQLEKKVAVAR, encoded by the coding sequence ATGGGTGCCCTCGTCGAGAATGCCGACCTGCTGTGGCAGGGCTTCACGGCGACCCTGCTGATCTCCGTGGTCGCGGGCGTCTTGGCCTTCGTGTGGGGCGTCGTGCTCGCGGGATTCAGGGTCTCGCCCATCGGCCCACTGCGCACCTTTGGCGCCGCCTACGTCAATATCGTGCGCAACTCTCCCTTGACGCTGATGTTCCTCTTCCTTGGAGGCGCGACGTCTGCGCTCGTGGGCATCGTCATTCCCGTTTCCAAAAACACCTACTTTGGCGTCACCGTCAACAACGGCATCATCTTCGCCATCGTCGCGCTCACCCTCTACACCGCTACCTTTGTGTGCGAAGTGGTGCGCTCTGGCGTCAACTCTGTCAGCGTCGGCCAGGCCGAAGCCGGACGCAGTCTGGGACTGACGTTCGGGCAGACGCTTGCGCAAGTGATCTTGCCTCAAGCGTTCCGGTCCGTGATCCCGCCGCTCATCAACGTGTTCGTCGCGCACATCAAGAACAGTTCCGTTGCGGCAGGCTTCGCCGCGACAGAGCTCGTCGCCGTCGCGAACCGTCTGTCCAACGCGAATCCCAGTGACGTGTTCGGAATCTTCATGGGCATCGGGCTGGCCTACCTCGTCATCACGGTGCCGCTGTCGATAGCGGCCGAACAACTGGAGAAGAAAGTGGCGGTGGCCCGATGA
- a CDS encoding glutamate ABC transporter substrate-binding protein, with translation MKNLKWAALGAVAAIALTACGGSDEPADTTDAMTDATDAAMAEFPEGSTMAALADAGTITVGTKFDQPLFGLLAPSGTPEGFDVEIAKMIASELGIDEGDIEWVETVSANREPFIESGQVDMVVATYTINDKRKEIVSFAGPYYNAGQALMTLSSTDDITSPDDLAGKNVCSVEGSTPAANISENYPEANLVLYGAYTDCLEPLRNGEVDVVTTDNVILAGYVAESNGEFKVVGEPFTEEPYGIGVALEDTEFRMWINDVLEEAFEDGRWLTAWQDTAGTVLPDPAVPTVDRY, from the coding sequence ATGAAGAATCTGAAGTGGGCGGCGCTCGGCGCCGTCGCAGCAATCGCGCTGACTGCCTGTGGCGGCAGCGACGAGCCCGCAGACACCACCGACGCCATGACCGACGCCACCGACGCCGCGATGGCAGAGTTCCCAGAGGGCTCCACCATGGCGGCGCTCGCCGACGCTGGCACCATCACCGTCGGCACCAAGTTCGACCAGCCGTTGTTCGGCTTGCTAGCCCCGAGCGGCACGCCGGAAGGCTTCGACGTCGAGATCGCCAAGATGATCGCCAGCGAACTCGGCATCGACGAAGGCGACATCGAGTGGGTCGAGACCGTTTCGGCTAACCGCGAGCCCTTCATCGAGTCTGGTCAGGTCGACATGGTGGTGGCTACCTACACGATCAACGACAAGCGCAAAGAGATCGTCTCGTTTGCCGGACCGTACTACAACGCCGGTCAGGCGCTGATGACGCTGTCGTCCACTGATGACATCACGTCGCCGGATGACCTCGCTGGAAAGAACGTCTGTTCAGTCGAGGGCTCCACGCCCGCCGCGAACATCTCCGAGAACTACCCTGAGGCGAACCTGGTGCTCTACGGCGCCTACACGGATTGCCTCGAGCCGCTGCGAAACGGCGAAGTGGACGTCGTGACGACCGACAACGTGATCCTCGCTGGCTACGTGGCCGAGTCGAACGGCGAGTTCAAGGTCGTCGGTGAGCCGTTCACGGAGGAGCCGTATGGCATCGGCGTCGCGCTGGAGGACACCGAGTTCCGCATGTGGATCAACGATGTGCTCGAGGAGGCCTTTGAGGACGGCCGCTGGCTGACCGCGTGGCAGGACACCGCAGGAACGGTCCTTCCTGACCCCGCCGTTCCCACCGTTGACCGCTACTAG
- a CDS encoding amino acid ABC transporter ATP-binding protein gives MDSSQGTSQHYEPLVVLAGVNKHFGELHVLKDINLTVGSGEVVVVIGPSGSGKSTLCRAINRLETIDNGTIQIDGTDLPAEGRPLARLRADVGMVFQSFNLFAHMTVLENVMLGPLKVRKMPKAEAKDFAMQLLTRVGVESQADKHPAQLSGGQQQRVAIARALAMKPKVMLFDEPTSALDPEMINEVLDVMTDLASEGMTMIVVTHEMGFARRAADRVVFMDAGVIVEEATPEEFFTNPQSDRAKDFLSKILTH, from the coding sequence ATGGACAGCAGCCAGGGAACCAGCCAGCACTACGAACCACTGGTGGTTCTTGCGGGGGTCAATAAGCACTTCGGCGAACTTCACGTGCTCAAGGACATCAACCTGACGGTGGGATCCGGCGAGGTCGTGGTGGTGATCGGTCCGTCTGGTTCCGGCAAGTCGACTCTGTGCCGCGCAATCAACCGGCTCGAGACGATCGACAACGGCACCATTCAGATTGATGGCACCGATCTGCCGGCCGAGGGCAGGCCGCTCGCGCGCCTGCGCGCCGACGTCGGCATGGTTTTCCAGTCCTTCAACCTTTTCGCTCACATGACGGTGCTTGAAAACGTCATGCTCGGGCCGCTCAAGGTACGAAAGATGCCCAAGGCAGAAGCGAAGGATTTCGCCATGCAGCTGTTGACCCGCGTGGGTGTCGAGAGCCAGGCGGACAAACACCCGGCCCAACTCTCGGGCGGGCAGCAGCAACGCGTCGCCATCGCGAGGGCGCTCGCGATGAAGCCAAAGGTGATGCTGTTCGACGAGCCGACGTCGGCACTCGACCCCGAGATGATCAACGAAGTCCTTGACGTCATGACCGACCTGGCGTCGGAAGGCATGACGATGATCGTGGTCACCCACGAAATGGGATTCGCGCGCAGAGCAGCCGACCGCGTCGTCTTCATGGACGCGGGAGTGATTGTCGAAGAGGCGACTCCGGAGGAGTTCTTCACCAACCCCCAGTCCGACAGGGCAAAGGACTTCCTGTCCAAGATTTTGACGCATTAG
- a CDS encoding bifunctional riboflavin kinase/FAD synthetase, giving the protein MTSVWRSLADVPHDLGPTVVTVGNFDGVHLGHQAVLAEVVAAARGANAKAVAVTFDPHPKAVHDPDHTPELITGIEDRIERMAAAGLDGIVVQHYTLDFAMATPEQFVADYLVAGLGAVAIVVGRDTRFGRGNAGDVETLRDMGERLGISVDIVGDAAGSTEGARRWSSTWVRELLEDGDLRGAAEILGAPHRLRGTVVHGDKRGRQIGFPTANLDVYAGYVPRHGVYAGVLTVTDPKDNDAARQWVGTPLPAAISLGFNYTVDSDGLRIEAHVIDRNDLDLYGAQVALDLIEWRRPMLDFGSMNGLIDALREDVVWCRGVLNLR; this is encoded by the coding sequence ATGACCTCCGTGTGGCGTTCACTCGCCGATGTACCGCACGACCTTGGCCCGACGGTCGTGACCGTGGGCAATTTTGATGGCGTCCACTTGGGACATCAGGCTGTGTTGGCCGAGGTGGTCGCCGCAGCACGCGGGGCGAATGCCAAGGCAGTCGCCGTGACGTTTGATCCTCATCCCAAGGCCGTTCATGACCCGGATCACACTCCCGAGCTCATCACGGGGATCGAAGACCGGATTGAGCGGATGGCCGCCGCTGGCCTCGACGGGATCGTGGTCCAGCATTACACGCTTGATTTCGCGATGGCGACGCCAGAGCAGTTCGTCGCCGACTACTTGGTGGCAGGTCTCGGTGCCGTCGCGATCGTCGTGGGCCGCGATACCCGCTTCGGACGAGGCAATGCGGGGGACGTGGAGACGTTGCGCGACATGGGGGAGCGGCTGGGTATCTCCGTCGACATCGTGGGCGATGCAGCGGGTTCCACCGAGGGTGCGCGCCGGTGGTCCTCCACGTGGGTGCGCGAACTCTTGGAGGACGGCGACCTGCGCGGCGCCGCCGAGATCCTCGGCGCCCCTCACCGCTTGCGGGGCACCGTGGTGCACGGCGATAAGCGCGGGCGCCAGATCGGGTTTCCGACCGCCAATCTGGACGTGTACGCGGGCTACGTGCCACGCCACGGCGTCTATGCGGGTGTCCTGACCGTCACTGACCCGAAGGACAACGACGCTGCGAGGCAGTGGGTCGGGACGCCGCTTCCCGCCGCGATCAGCCTTGGCTTCAACTACACCGTCGACAGCGACGGACTGCGCATCGAGGCGCACGTGATCGACCGGAACGACCTCGATCTCTATGGAGCCCAGGTGGCTCTGGACCTCATCGAATGGCGTCGGCCGATGCTGGACTTTGGATCTATGAACGGCCTGATAGATGCGCTAAGAGAAGATGTCGTGTGGTGTCGCGGCGTGTTAAACCTGCGTTAA
- the truB gene encoding tRNA pseudouridine(55) synthase TruB, whose product MARRVDEPTPGLLLVDKPAGWTSHDVVARARRLLGTRKVGHAGTLDPMATGLLVLGVGRATRLLTYVTGHDKSYAATIRLGQSTITDDAEGEVTATTDASHVTADAIAAAVAEFTGDISQVPSSVSAIKVNGERSYARVRAGEDVALAARPVTVSRFEVLDVRRADGFVDVDAAIDVSSGTYIRALARDVGAALGVGGHLTALRRTSVGRFAVASALTVDALGELADAGRPLPLIPLDDAAKAALPAIELSAEEAINVGYGRPLKERKGELTKPAHDDDFAHDAVAVAPDGSVIAIVRRVRGAAKPVMVFRPSGGAS is encoded by the coding sequence GTGGCCCGTCGAGTCGACGAGCCCACGCCGGGCCTGCTGCTGGTCGACAAGCCCGCAGGGTGGACCTCTCATGATGTGGTCGCGCGCGCTCGTCGCCTACTCGGCACCCGCAAGGTAGGGCACGCAGGCACGCTTGATCCGATGGCGACCGGCCTGCTCGTGTTGGGCGTCGGCCGCGCGACGCGCCTGCTCACCTACGTCACCGGCCACGACAAGTCGTATGCGGCGACCATTCGCCTCGGTCAGTCCACCATCACGGACGACGCCGAGGGCGAGGTCACGGCGACGACAGACGCTTCCCACGTGACGGCCGACGCCATTGCGGCGGCGGTCGCCGAGTTCACGGGCGACATTTCCCAAGTCCCCAGTTCGGTGAGCGCGATCAAGGTGAACGGGGAACGTTCCTATGCTCGCGTGCGCGCTGGCGAAGACGTGGCGCTGGCCGCCCGGCCGGTGACGGTCTCGCGATTCGAGGTGCTCGACGTGCGACGGGCGGACGGGTTTGTCGACGTCGACGCCGCGATCGACGTGTCGTCTGGAACCTACATCCGCGCGCTCGCCCGCGACGTTGGCGCCGCGCTGGGCGTCGGGGGGCACCTGACCGCGCTGCGCCGTACCAGCGTCGGCCGTTTTGCCGTGGCCTCCGCGCTGACGGTCGATGCGCTGGGTGAACTGGCCGACGCGGGCCGCCCGCTCCCGCTCATCCCTCTTGACGACGCGGCCAAGGCGGCCTTGCCTGCCATCGAGTTGAGCGCGGAAGAGGCGATCAATGTGGGGTACGGCCGACCGCTCAAAGAACGCAAGGGCGAACTGACCAAGCCCGCGCACGACGACGACTTCGCGCACGACGCCGTGGCCGTCGCGCCAGACGGCAGCGTCATCGCGATCGTGCGGCGAGTGCGCGGAGCTGCCAAGCCGGTGATGGTGTTCCGGCCGAGTGGTGGGGCGTCCTGA
- the rbfA gene encoding 30S ribosome-binding factor RbfA, with translation MADSPRALRLAGTIKKIVARALENEIKDPRLGFVTVTDVRVTGDLQQASVFYTVYGGEEERANTAAALQSAKGRLRSMVGGELGIRLTPSLEFHLDAVPETAATLEKALHEAALRDAELAKLREGAAYAGEEDPYRHPSDEDDQED, from the coding sequence ATGGCCGACTCACCCCGTGCACTTCGGCTCGCGGGCACGATCAAGAAGATCGTCGCCCGCGCGCTGGAGAACGAGATCAAGGACCCGCGCTTGGGGTTCGTCACCGTGACAGACGTGCGTGTCACCGGCGACCTGCAACAAGCGTCGGTGTTCTACACCGTCTATGGCGGCGAAGAGGAACGGGCCAATACGGCCGCCGCCCTCCAGTCGGCCAAGGGACGTCTGCGTTCGATGGTGGGAGGTGAGCTGGGCATCCGGCTCACCCCCTCCCTCGAGTTCCACCTCGACGCGGTGCCTGAGACAGCGGCGACGCTGGAGAAGGCTCTCCACGAGGCCGCGCTTCGGGATGCAGAACTCGCGAAGTTGCGCGAAGGCGCGGCCTACGCCGGAGAGGAAGACCCCTACCGTCATCCCTCCGACGAGGACGACCAGGAAGACTGA
- the infB gene encoding translation initiation factor IF-2 encodes MAKPRVHEIAKELGVPSKDLIAKLNELGEYVKGPSSTLEAPVVRKAKEAFPASAAPAKAAPATKPAAAKPAPKPAAPKPAAPEPEAAPEPQAAAPAPSAPSQAAPEAPAAPAQSQGTSDAAPAADASKKPSAPLPSDMPRPRPRPGGNNPFQARPGAPRPRPGGNNPFQAARAGAPRPRPGGAPGGAPAGRPGAPAAGGRPAPGGARPGGFAPRPGAAPGGAPGAQRPGFGGPPGSRPAAGGRGRGGGTAGAFGRQGGRPARGRKSKRAKRMEYEQQQAPSIGGVQIPRGDGNTPLKLRRGATLSDFADRIDVNPASLVTVLFHLGEMATATQSLDEDTFQALGEELGYKITIVSPEEEDRELLEDFGLDLEAELEAETDEDLEVRPPVVTVMGHVDHGKTRLLDSIRKADVVSGEAGGITQHIGAYQVHRDHEGDTRAITFIDTPGHEAFTAMRARGAQVTDVAILVVAADDGVMPQTVEALNHAQAANVPIVVAINKIDKEGANPDKIRQQLTEYNLVAEEYGGDTMFVEVSATQGKNIEALLDAVLLTADAGLDLRANPNKDARGVAVEAHLDKGRGPVATVLVQSGTLRVGDAIVAGTAYGRVRAMFNEHDEAVTEALPARPVMVIGLTSVPRAGDTFLVAEDDRTARQIAEKREAAERAAQLAKRRKRISLEDFTKAIEEGKVDTLNLIIKGDVSGAVEALEDALLAIDVGDSVDLRVIHRGVGAVTQNDVNLATVDNAIIIGFNVRPAERVQELADREGVDMRFYSVIYRAIEDVEASLTGMLKPEFEEKQVGSAEIMEIFRSSKFGNIAGCLVRSGVIKRNAKARVVRGGNVLGEPTIDTLRRFKDDATEVRDGYECGIGLGKFNDIQVGDMIETFEMVEIPRS; translated from the coding sequence GTGGCTAAGCCCCGCGTTCACGAGATCGCGAAGGAGCTCGGAGTACCGAGCAAAGACCTCATTGCCAAGCTGAACGAGCTCGGCGAATACGTCAAGGGACCTTCTTCGACCCTTGAAGCACCCGTCGTGCGCAAGGCCAAAGAGGCCTTCCCCGCATCGGCAGCACCAGCCAAGGCGGCCCCGGCAACCAAGCCCGCCGCCGCCAAGCCTGCCCCCAAGCCTGCTGCACCCAAGCCTGCTGCACCCGAGCCAGAGGCAGCACCAGAGCCTCAGGCCGCCGCGCCAGCACCGAGCGCGCCTTCTCAGGCCGCGCCCGAGGCGCCAGCAGCCCCAGCACAGTCTCAGGGCACTTCCGACGCTGCCCCCGCAGCGGATGCAAGCAAGAAGCCGTCAGCGCCGCTCCCGAGCGACATGCCGCGCCCGCGCCCGCGTCCAGGGGGGAACAACCCGTTCCAGGCTCGTCCTGGCGCTCCGCGTCCTCGGCCAGGCGGCAACAACCCGTTCCAGGCGGCACGTGCGGGAGCACCCCGTCCTCGCCCGGGCGGCGCCCCAGGCGGCGCACCCGCTGGCCGTCCAGGCGCACCAGCCGCAGGGGGCCGTCCGGCTCCAGGCGGTGCACGTCCCGGCGGCTTCGCGCCACGTCCAGGAGCCGCCCCAGGTGGCGCTCCTGGTGCGCAGCGACCAGGCTTCGGCGGACCTCCAGGTAGCCGTCCGGCTGCAGGCGGTCGCGGACGCGGCGGCGGCACAGCCGGTGCCTTTGGACGTCAAGGAGGCCGCCCAGCGCGCGGACGCAAGTCAAAGCGCGCGAAGCGGATGGAGTACGAGCAGCAGCAGGCTCCTTCGATCGGTGGCGTGCAGATCCCTCGTGGCGACGGCAACACCCCGCTGAAGTTGCGCCGCGGCGCGACGCTGAGCGACTTTGCCGACCGCATTGACGTCAACCCCGCCTCGCTCGTGACGGTGCTCTTCCACTTGGGAGAGATGGCCACCGCCACGCAGTCGCTCGACGAGGACACGTTCCAGGCTCTCGGTGAAGAACTCGGCTACAAGATCACGATTGTGTCGCCAGAAGAAGAGGACCGCGAACTTCTCGAGGACTTCGGCCTCGACCTTGAGGCAGAACTCGAGGCGGAGACCGATGAGGACCTCGAGGTGCGGCCCCCTGTCGTCACCGTCATGGGTCACGTCGACCACGGTAAGACCCGCCTGCTCGACTCGATCCGCAAGGCCGACGTCGTGTCGGGTGAGGCCGGCGGCATCACGCAGCACATCGGTGCCTACCAGGTTCACCGCGATCACGAGGGCGACACCCGGGCCATCACCTTTATCGACACCCCAGGTCACGAGGCGTTTACCGCCATGCGTGCGCGTGGTGCACAGGTGACCGACGTTGCCATTCTTGTGGTCGCGGCCGACGACGGCGTGATGCCGCAGACGGTGGAGGCCTTGAACCACGCACAGGCGGCCAACGTGCCGATCGTCGTGGCGATCAACAAGATCGACAAGGAAGGCGCGAACCCCGACAAGATTCGCCAGCAGCTCACTGAGTACAACTTGGTGGCAGAGGAATACGGCGGCGACACGATGTTCGTCGAGGTTTCCGCGACCCAAGGCAAGAACATCGAGGCGCTTCTCGATGCGGTGTTGCTGACGGCCGACGCTGGTCTTGACTTGCGTGCGAACCCGAACAAGGACGCGCGCGGTGTCGCAGTCGAGGCTCACCTCGACAAGGGCCGCGGCCCTGTGGCGACGGTGCTGGTCCAGTCCGGAACGCTGCGGGTGGGCGACGCGATTGTGGCCGGCACGGCTTACGGTCGCGTGCGTGCCATGTTCAACGAGCACGACGAGGCGGTGACGGAGGCTCTGCCTGCACGTCCCGTCATGGTCATCGGACTCACGTCGGTTCCCCGCGCAGGAGACACGTTCCTGGTGGCAGAAGACGACCGCACGGCACGCCAGATCGCTGAGAAGCGCGAAGCAGCCGAGCGCGCCGCTCAGTTGGCCAAGCGTCGCAAGCGCATCAGCCTCGAAGACTTCACGAAGGCCATCGAGGAAGGCAAGGTTGACACCCTCAACCTCATCATCAAGGGCGATGTGTCCGGTGCCGTCGAGGCACTCGAGGACGCGCTGCTCGCGATCGATGTGGGCGATTCCGTGGACCTGCGCGTCATCCACCGTGGTGTGGGTGCCGTCACGCAGAACGACGTCAACCTGGCCACCGTCGACAACGCCATCATCATCGGCTTCAATGTGCGTCCCGCCGAGCGGGTGCAGGAACTGGCCGATCGCGAAGGCGTCGACATGCGCTTCTACTCGGTCATCTACCGTGCCATCGAAGACGTCGAGGCGTCGCTCACCGGCATGCTGAAGCCCGAGTTCGAAGAGAAGCAGGTCGGCTCCGCCGAGATCATGGAGATCTTCCGTTCCTCGAAGTTCGGAAACATCGCAGGTTGTTTGGTGCGCTCGGGCGTCATCAAGCGCAACGCCAAGGCGCGCGTCGTGCGCGGCGGCAACGTGCTTGGCGAACCGACCATCGACACGCTGCGCCGGTTCAAGGACGACGCCACCGAGGTCAGGGACGGCTACGAGTGCGGTATTGGCCTCGGCAAGTTCAACGACATCCAGGTAGGCGACATGATTGAAACCTTCGAGATGGTGGAGATTCCGAGGTCCTGA